In the Diorhabda sublineata isolate icDioSubl1.1 chromosome 10, icDioSubl1.1, whole genome shotgun sequence genome, GCTGGTATTAGAACCAAGGGGGGGAATATTCAACTAAATTAACTACATAGTCCACTCGCTTACGTCTTATGACCGCTCCTGTGATTGATGTAATGACTTTCGGTGTTAATAACCACCAACCACTCATTATAAAGCTTTGAGACGCtgaagctacagattttttgttaaaaaattttgacttttaatCTTTAAAATTACTTACTACATCTGGTAGTTTGAATTCACCATGTAGACAGTTTCTTCCATCTTTTTTCTTGTATAATCTGTATTCCGGTACTTTAATTGTATTTTCAACGCTAGAAATGGTTTCTATGAGGGGTTTCTTCGCGTTCTGTTCACCAAAATTCTTCAGTATTGGTAACGTGTTggtttcattcattttttccCTTATCTCTCTATCTTGTATTCTATGAGTCTGAAGAGTACCGAagacttttctatttttcaatattattttctcttctaCACATTCAAGGTTATATTTGTCTTGTAAACCGTGGAAAACAATGGCgagaaagaaatttttgaatgtctgtatttccatgatttttttgaaaaaatgcggATGGATGGCTATGTCGCATACTTTGGCTTGTTCGCCTTTTTTATCTTTCTCAGTTCTCAATTCGCCGATGCTCATGGGTACTTTATATTCGCCGGGTTCGTCCGATTCCAGTATTTCTTGCAATTCGGCTGATGTGATTTCCTTTGGTGATGGAATAGACTCAGTTTGACATATGTTGATGAATACTTTGTTATTGTCATTTTGTTCTCGTGTTTTTATGCAAAAACctgcaaaaaattataaatataaaacttattTCGAAGCTTTAGAG is a window encoding:
- the LOC130449256 gene encoding PIH1 domain-containing protein 1; its protein translation is MSRNSKAVFLDVDSSIVEKNLLIRKGNEEEEDINKFFEKQNYPSKLIKPSPGFCIKTREQNDNNKVFINICQTESIPSPKEITSAELQEILESDEPGEYKVPMSIGELRTEKDKKGEQAKVCDIAIHPHFFKKIMEIQTFKNFFLAIVFHGLQDKYNLECVEEKIILKNRKVFGTLQTHRIQDREIREKMNETNTLPILKNFGEQNAKKPLIETISSVENTIKVPEYRLYKKKDGRNCLHGEFKLPDVISAKELTLDIGEDRILLESKSRGYLLDIFIPYYIKQKNCSSSFNKSTKVLTVMMPLVGG